The following are from one region of the Osmia bicornis bicornis chromosome 8, iOsmBic2.1, whole genome shotgun sequence genome:
- the LOC114873707 gene encoding uncharacterized protein LOC114873707: MRSFVPTVCLLIGAIIGSCEFVNSLYVAQPGDENNDMSIDNRDGKTSMDVLEAWKEKEPLVIEEMYEEEIDPNVRATDGRRRNEYLDAMDNAEYNRRINSLANTVSKRREIVESWYDLPRENEEQQDPLPLSQTKKKKKKKTMTTTAMNPWIYRWGNKKRQNVDEGSSSVRRPIRVPFNSWGGKRGEEYSRSAAILFPVKRTKLTTYDRYDRDGSIDGYDVKREATDMDKVRWKTPFNSWGGKRAGKSTDRERYLRLLMERVDNAPIFGVLKEYGFVKGRNNEKGNDNFSNRNLFRIYNKTNEYDSSTTNRVNERLPLMPNKRMKHHEICKRTSRWDPWGGKRSLDTHTSRFGKDVALLAYSLRGNKTFLCCYPLEQPK, translated from the exons ATGCGGTCATTTGTTCCGACGGTGTGTCTTTTGATTGGAGCGATTATCGGAAGCTGTGAATTCGTCAACAGCCTGTACGTAGCACAACCAGGGGACGAAAACAACGATATGTCGATCGATAATCGGGATGGAAAAACTTCTATGGACGTATTGGAAGCgtggaaagaaaaggaaccgCTGGTGATAGAGGAAATGTACGAGGAGGAAATCGATCCAAATGTTCGCGCAACAG ATGGACGGAGGAGGAACGAGTATCTCGATGCCATGGATAATGCGGAATATAACCGAAGAATAAATTCGCTCGCAAATACCGTTtcgaaaagaagagaaatcgTAGAATCATGGTACGATCTGCCGAGGGAAAACGAG GAGCAACAGgatcctcttcctctttctcagacgaagaagaagaagaagaaaaagacgATGACGACGACGGCTATGAACCCGTGGATTTATCGGTGGGGAAATAAGAAAAGACAAAATGTGGACGAAGGAAGTTCTAGTGTTCGTCGACCGATTCGCGTGCCATTTAATAGCTGGGGTGGTAAACGAGGGGAAGAGTATTCGAGATCGGCTGCGATACTTTTCCCAGTGAAACGAACCAAGTTGACGACTTACGATCGGTATGATCGAGACGGATCCATCGACGGGTACGATGTTAAAAGGGAGGCGACAGATATGGATAAAGTCAGATGGAAGACTCCGTTTAACAGTTGGGGTGGAAAAAGAGCGGGAAAATCGACCGATCGAGAACGATATTTGCGACTTCTAATGGAACGCGTTGATAACGCGCCTATATTTGGTGTTTTGAAAG AATACGGATTCGTCAAGggaagaaataatgaaaaaggaaacgaTAATTTTTCCAATCGAAACCTATTTCGCATTTATAACAAAACAAATGAATACGATTCTTCGACTACCAATCGCGTGAACGAAAG GTTACCATTAATGCCtaataaaagaatgaaacaCCACGAGATATGTAAGAGAACATCGCGTTGGGATCCATGGGGTGGAAAGAGAAGTTTAGATACACACACTTCTCGTTTCGGCAAGGATGTTGCGTTACTCGCGTACTCTTTGCGGGGCAACAAGACCTTCCTATGTTGTTATCCCCTCGAGCAaccaaaataa
- the LOC114873761 gene encoding uncharacterized protein LOC114873761, with the protein FDQERNRTLRYRYLDTNGESQQDDPRKSGEEYLRYLSASPIATDRSYFTLCDSRNKCLDRREQNWQMQQPFYVEEPNWIEIDKDYVESQPLQRLKTTDPYVISRGKRIDAGFDHLKEELLRKSQNFDVFIRNRFIDKKNKRFSDLKLKNENYDKDNDDDENYEDREEQKRQRAEKNTSQEIRIRPKKFHSINADHFVEHFSDPFCIIVVNKGMHKTNRCFPIIKPVPALIDLLRTSGQNFHSSDKMDDHRFEDGSALFERPKSKRFDSNLYSNFYLAAKEILERLIENLECDSTRCRNHFGKAIKRTKLGEGRGMLEDLLNKSDPFYVARGKRVPSPVNESMNAIYGNDRNL; encoded by the coding sequence TTCGATCAGGAAAGAAACAGAACGTTACGATACAGGTATTTGGATACAAATGGCGAATCGCAACAGGACGATCCGAGGAAATCGGGAGAGGAATATCTGCGGTATCTTAGCGCGAGCCCGATCGCGACCGATCGAAGCTACTTTACGTTATGCGATTCGAGGAACAAGTGTCTCGATCGTCGTGAACAAAACTGGCAGATGCAGCAACCCTTCTACGTCGAAGAGCCGAATTGGATTGAGATCGATAAAGATTATGTAGAAAGTCAACCGCTTCAGCGTTTGAAAACCACCGATCCTTACGTTATATCGCGAGGTAAAAGGATCGACGCAGGTTTCGATCACTTGAAAGAGGAATTGTTAAGGAAGTCGCAGAATTTCGATGTTTTTATTCGAAATCGTTTCAttgataagaaaaataaaaggttTTCCgacttgaaattaaaaaatgaaaattatgacAAGGATAACGACGATGATGAAAATTACGAGGACAGGGAGGAGCAGAAAAGACAAAGGGCAGAGAAGAATACGTCGCAAGAAATTCGAATTCGTCCAAAGAAATTTCACTCAATCAACGCGGATCATTTTGTTGAACATTTTTCCGACCCTTTTTGCATTATCGTAGTCAACAAAGGTATGCACAAAACGAATCGGTGCTTTCCCATTATCAAACCCGTGCCTGCATTGATTGATCTCCTACGAACGAGTGGACAAAACTTCCACTCGAGCGACAAAATGGACGATCATCGATTCGAGGACGGCAGTGCGTTATTCGAAAGACCGAAATCGAAACGATTCGACTCAAACTTATATTCAAACTTTTATCTTGCCGCGAAAGAAATATTGGAGCGActgatagaaaatttagaatGCGATTCGACGCGATGCAGAAATCATTTTGGAAAAGCGATAAAAAGAACGAAGCTCGGCGAAGGCCGAGGAATGTTGGAGGATTTATTGAACAAGTCTGATCCATTTTACGTGGCGAGAGGTAAAAGAGTACCTTCACCTGTTAATGAATCAATGAATGCAATCTACGGGAATGATCGAAATCTTTGA
- the LOC114873708 gene encoding COMM domain-containing protein 4 yields the protein MKFRFLGDGDCPDWLLAEINTLSRMTSIKIKILGQAVAKYLTEGELDEEKIKKITQDAKLEVNDAKAMVAALELMLTSSARYGVSATDLSSELQQLGLPREHSAAIARLYMDYSPRITAALSSQSLRVSRLSSIQVVSCDNSSPISTVSLKLKKLDGCDENSTINISKDDVQVLLTELRMAKLYIESL from the exons ATG AAATTCAGATTCCTAGGTGACGGAGATTGTCCGGATTGGTTACTAGCGGAGATCAACACGTTGTCGCGTATG ACGtctattaaaatcaaaatactAGGACAGGCGGTCGCTAAGTACCTTACGGAAGGGGAACTCGAT gaagagaaaattaagaaaattactCAAGACGCTAAACTCG AGGTGAACGACGCAAAGGCAATGGTAGCTGCGCTCGAACTGATGCTAACATCCTCCGCTCGTTATGGCGTGTCCGCGACGGATTTGAGCAGCGAATTGCAACAACTCGGACTTCCTCGTGAGCACAGTGCCGCGATTGCTAGATTGTACATGGATTATTCTCCCCGAATCACGGCTGCCCTTTCCTCGCAGTCTTTAAGAG TTAGTCGATTGTCGTCGATTCAAGTTGTATCTTGTGACAATTCATCACCGATTTCGACGGTgtctttaaaattaaaaaaattggaTGGATGCGATGAAAACTCTACCATTAATATCTCAAAAGACGATGTACAGGTTCTATTGACAG AATTACGCATGGCAAAACTCTATATAGAAAGTCTTTAA